A genomic region of Ammospiza nelsoni isolate bAmmNel1 chromosome 3, bAmmNel1.pri, whole genome shotgun sequence contains the following coding sequences:
- the ZNF292 gene encoding zinc finger protein 292 isoform X2: MCSISISPAAARGDVLCLIDGAGLATCIELCVKALRLESSENADVKISICKTISCLLPDDLEVKRACQLSEFLLEPTVDAYYAVEMLYNQPDQKYDEENLPIPNSLRCELLLVLKTQWPFDPEFWDWKTLKRQCLALMGEEASIVSSIDELNDSEVYEKAEDDQEDSKETSLNGLAGIDEANSLLRGIRDEKQKKREIKKLRERGFISARFRNWQAYMQYCVLCDKEFLGHRIVRHAQKHYKDGIYSCPICAQNFNSKENFVPHVTLHVKKSSKERLAAMKPLRRLGRPPKIATANENQKTNSVSKQEQRPIKKNSLYSTDFIVFNDNDGSDDENDDKDKPYIPEIVPVQKPPPVNEFTCPVTLCKKGFKYFKNLIAHAKGHKDNEEAKRFLEMQSKKVICQYCRRHFVSVTHLNDHLQMHCGSKPYICIQMKCKAGFNSYAELLTHRREHQVFRAKCMFPKCGRVFSEAYLLYDHEAQHYNTYTCRVTGCGKVYRSQNELEKHVEDHNKQPEKEEQPENQTDQPDLSQPPKANESTDGVAVKEELTSPPAENRSSFIEGENIWNQIKAEPVGNESVNASVSVLQQSNSLPNAGSEQSPMGSIKTEETVPAGSIKLSVVNQKIRDNFVKRGKLAATASKVDITKPGVQQLCPSVDSCLPVFQERKEEGCLSQTQNVQTVTSDTLKPEALESKSLERQVSIVNPFSMQNQTGYRNGVPISKLEIEDSIKAAANLYNLPLKTLESITFIPSQPNINSSLVPAVSPAAPVQKFNCQVEGCTRTYNSSQSIGKHMKAAHPDEYAAFKMQRKNKKPRKSSNLQNVPNDGKIVYLMPSQVGNPSGAAFTAQNKSNLNPTSSSQVQHVSSTLFPTHLENLANPMLPIVESVINPNLSARIKSEPESVLCSQMENLSAATLPTQLDDLAKTVMPLNIDGGSDPFLPLPAENGPMSLFPSSAENPPNSVFSQLENNTNNFSLQLEGNASSAFPKEETVDQIFPSQLSSENNFSETSSQHPASEKVKKDRGRGSNGKDRKPKHNKRAKWPAIIRDGKFICSRCFRVFTNPRSLGGHLSKRSYCKPLEGSEISPEALQANGQSLLASMILSSNSLNLQQPPDSAFNPETCFKDPSFLQLLAAENRSALQTMFPRANVTNFNTSGNEEGNQIIKQALETAGIPSSFDNTEVLPRVVTTSCVSGTTQMNAAVLPSSATPSLLQTVCNPSTLLTDQNRTLNAKIPPLNECKTLPVFATEDLMLKTVENGLCPSSYSNTVAAAQSFAGNSSRVSVISSPKNSGSSNLNKKGTSSSKRKRKTPTPLLVPNTSQKLAVNNATVMGLLAKSTEGNMQIQGESFQSNLLANCGSQRVVENLAQKLSNVDNQLFMASIKDNFKTNLEAHTGLPPLTVKTENGDSQMMATNSCVQANSEQQISQDSVMQNFEKTLEIIKTAMNSQMLEVKTEIQDTVAASGQNLQVNNTQSASENSAHSVKLPTSTQLAVHTGNVTAAKGSSTQADIPQKVDTQMSEILEGLQKLKLEDDSPIPISETVSQCPPADKLAPAVPVVSLENKPLIQLSPEASNIQFSDRVNKPFVCQNPGCSYSAMTKDALFKHYGKIHQYTAEMILEIKKHQLKYAPFKCVVATCPKTFTRNSNLRAHCQLVHHFTTEEMVKLKIKRPYGRRSQNETVNTAPLPVEIKTVQTLVIENKAVAPLVKETQMKEVVEPVKVLEKLLPENNIPERLGKPPQVVSVPLEQHNPASFDGMQEQAKVRKARKHRKEKEERNGRKPVTKSLEFPTRYSPYRPYRCVHQGCFAAFTIQQNLILHYQAVHKSDLPAFSAEVEEENEQGREEREEVETKPAVREFRCEVSDCSRIFQEVTSLIQHYMKLHDMTPEQIGSMKSAPEVGRFFCDQSQCKSSFTAYLNYVVHLETEHSVEIKPNKVEDDGMFKCDCEGCDRIYATRSNLLRHIFNKHNDRHKDHLIRPRRLTPGQENISSKANQEKPLRSKQRGLKNRSGKEGSRLSVKTKRKKNMNLENKNSKGIQVQENKAYSLKRGKYVYLIKARNDALSECTSRFITQYPCMIKGCSSVVTSESNIIRHYKCHKLSKAFTSQHRNLLIVSKKHSVSQVNEASCEQEETDKKTDVKEPEQSLTASNNDSSTTTLSQKETEKGEKDEVDELTELFITKLINEDSSTAENQAKISSSVNSDLQETSSCPSEKQKSNNLKRVNKEKNVSQSKRKRAEKTEEALPSGVSNLHKEEETAVAIQTAEEQPAAFDWSSFKPMGFEVSFLKFLEESAVKQKKNSEREYHSSGTKKGSHSNSRKASEKAPVASDNVSGSCSEPETLVVFANPSRLPCGDNVKIVLDKTLKDCTECLLKQLQEMKPVVSLRKLEGRWEDDPEVIAAKVIVLGTEEGESKY, translated from the exons ATGTGCAGCATTTCTATCTCGCCAGCTGCAGCAAGGGGAGATGTACTGTGCCTG ATTGATGGTGCTGGACTTGCAACATGCATTGAACTGTGTGTGAAAGCATTACGCTTGGAATCCAGTGAAAATGCAGATGTCAAGATATCTATTTGCAAGACTATCTCCTGCTTACTTCCCGATGATTTGGAGGTGAAACGTGCTTGTCAGCTGAGTGAATTTCTTCTGGAACCCACTGTGGATGCGTATTATGCTGTTGAAATGCTATATAATCAGCCTGACCAGAAATATGATGAAGAGAATCTTCCAATACCAAATTCTTTGCGCTGTGAGCTCTTACTTGTACTGAAAACTCAGTGGCCTTTTGATCCAGAGTTCTGGGACTGGAAAACTCTGAAGCGTCAGTGTCTGGCACTTATGGGAGAGGAGGCATCCATTGTGTCATCCATAGACGAACTAAACGACAGTGAAGTTTATGAGAAGGCTGAGGATGACCAAGAAGATAGTAAAGAAACTTCTCTGAATGGCCTTGCTGGCATTGATGAGGCTAACAGCCTTCTTAGGGGTATCAgagatgaaaagcagaaaaagagagaaatcaaaAAACTCAGAGAGAGGGGGTTCATATCAGCTAGATTTAGGAACTGGCAAGCTTACATGCAGTATTGTGTGTTATGTGAcaaggaattcctaggtcatAGAATAGTTAGACATGCACAGAAACATTATAAAGATGGAATTTACAGTTGCCCTATTTGTGCCCAAAATTTTAATTCTAAAGAAAACTTTGTTCCCCATGTAACTTTGCATGTGAAAAAATCTAGCAAAGAGAGATTGGCTGCTATGAAGCCACTGAGGCGACTGGGAAGACCTCCTAAAATAGCAACTGCCAATGAGaatcagaaaacaaattctGTATCCAAACAGGAGCAGCGACCCATTAAGAAGAACAGCCTCTATTCAACAGACTTCATTGTGTTTAATGATAACGATGGCTCAGATGATGAAAACGATGATAAAGATAAACCTTACATACCAGAGATAGTGCCAGTTCAAAAGCCACCCCCTGTTAATGAATTCACCTGCCCTGTAACACTTTGCAAAAAaggctttaaatattttaaaaatctaatagCACACGCAAAGGGCCATAAAGATAATGAAGAAGCTAAACGTTTTCTTGAAATGCAGAGCAAAAAAGTGATTTGTCAGTACTGTAGACGACATTTTGTAAGTGTTACTCACCTGAATGATCATTTACAAATGCACTGTGGCAGCAAGCCTTATATCTGCATACAGATGAAATGTAAGGCTGGCTTTAACAGTTACGCTGAGCTGCTGACCCATAGGAGAGAGCATCAAGTCTTCAGAGCTAAGTGTATGTTTCCCAAATGTGGCAGAGTGTTTTCTGAAGCCTATTTACTCTATGATCATGAAGCACAGCACTATAATACCTATACCTGCAGAGTCACAGGCTGTGGGAAGGTGTACCGCTCACAGAACGAACTGGAGAAGCATGTTGAGGATCACAACAAGCAACCTGAAAAAGAAGAGCAGCCTGAAAACCAAACTGATCAGCCTGATCTTAGTCAGCCTCCTAAAGCTAATGAAAGTACTGATGGAGTTGCAGTTAAAGAGGAATTGACATCTCCTCCTGCTGAAAACCGAAGCAGTTTCATTGAAGGAGAAAACATCTGGAACCAAATCAAAGCAGAACCAGTAGGGAATGAAAGTGTAAATGCATCAGTGAGTGTACTGCAGCAAAGCAATTCCTTGCCTAATGCTGGTTCAGAGCAGTCTCCTATGGGTTcaataaaaacagaagaaacagtTCCAGCAGGCAGCATTAAGCTGTCTGTTGTTAACCAGAAGATCCGAGATAACTTTGTGAAAAGAGGTAAATTGGCTGCTACTGCCAGTAAAGTAGATATTACTAAACCTGGAGTCCAGCAGTTGTGCCCATCAGTTGACTCTTGTCTTCCAGTTttccaggagagaaaggaggaaggCTGTCTCAGTCAGACTCAGAATGTTCAAACTGTCACCTCAGACACATTAAAACCAGAAGCCCTTGAATCAAAAAGCTTAGAAAGACAAGTGAGCATTGTAAATCCATTCAGCATGCAGAATCAGACGGGGTATCGAAACGGTGTACCCATTTCCAAACTTGAAATTGAAGACAGTATTAAAGCTGCAGCTAATCTATATAACCTGCCTTTAAAAACTTTAGAAAGTATTACATTTATTCCATCACAGCCTAACATAAATAGCTCTTTAGTTCCAGCTGTGTCACCAGCAGCCCCAGTTCAGAAATTTAATTGTCAGGTTGAGGGGTGTACTCGAACGTACAATTCGTCACAGAGCATTGGCAAACACATGAAGGCAGCCCACCCTGATGAAtatgctgcttttaaaatgcagcGTAAGAATAAGAAGCCGCGGAAATCCAGCAATCTGCAAAACGTGCCGAATGATGGGAAGATTGTGTATCTTATGCCATCACAGGTGGGCAATCCCAGTGGTGCTGCTTTTACTGCACAGAACAAATCAAATTTGAATCCCACCTCTTCCAGTCAAGTGCAGCATGTCTCAAGTACTCTTTTCCCAACCCACCTAGAAAATCTGGCGAATCCTATGTTGCCTATAGTGGAGAGTGTCATAAATCCAAATTTGTCTGCTCGTATTAAAAGTGAGCCTGAGAGTGTTTTGTGTTCACAAATGGAAAATTTGTCTGCTGCAACCTTACCTACCCAGTTGGATGATCTGGCAAAAACAGTTATGCCTCTTAATATTGATGGTGGTTCAgatccttttcttcctttgcctGCAGAAAATGGTCCAATGTCTCTATTTCCTTCATCAGCAGAGAATCCTCCAAATTCAGTCTTCTCACAACTGGAAAATAACACAAATAACTTTTCTTTGCAACTAGAAGGAAACGCTAGTTCTGCCTTCCCAAAAGAGGAGACTGTTGATCAAATATTTCCCTCACAACTGAGTAGTGAAAATAACTTCAGTGAAACTAGTTCTCAGCACCCAGCTTctgaaaaggtgaaaaaagaTCGTGGCAGGGGCTCAAATGGGAAAGATAGGAAGCCAAAGCATAACAAGCGAGCAAAGTGGCCAGCAATAATTAGAGATGGGAAATTTATCTGTAGCAGGTGTTTCAGAGTTTTTACTAATCCTAGATCACTTGGTGGTCACTTGTCTAAGAGGTCTTACTGTAAGCCTCTTGAAGGATCAGAAATTTCTCCAGAAGCTCTGCAAGCTAATGGACAATCTTTGCTTGCCAGTATGATTCTTTCTTCAAATTCATTAAACTTGCAGCAACCTCCGGATTCTGCCTTCAATCCAGAGACGTGTTTTAAAGATCCATCATTCCTCCAGTTACTTGCAGCCGAAAATCGTTCTGCACTGCAGACTATGTTTCCACGGGCCAATGTGACTAACTTTAATACCAGTGGGAATGAGGAAGGTAATCAAATTATAAAGCAAGCCTTGGAAACTGCAGGCATCCCAAGTAGCTTTGATAACACAGAAGTACTTCCACGTGTGGTTACAACAAGTTGTGTCTCTGGTACAACTCAGATGAATGCAGCTGTTCTCCCCAGCTCAGCCACGCCCTCTCTGCTGCAGACAGTCTGTAACCCCAGTACCCTGCTGACTGACCAAAACAGGACCCTCAATGCCAAAATTCCTCCATTAAATGAATGCAAGACTTTGCCTGTTTTTGCAACAGAGGACTTAATGCTAAAGACTGTTGAAAATGGCTTGTGTCCTAGCTCATATTCTAACACTgttgcagcagcacaaagctttGCAGGGAACAGTTCACGTGTTTCAGTTATTAGTAGTCCCAAGAATTCAGGATCAAGCAACTTGAATAAGAAGGGAACTAGCTCCtcaaagaggaagagaaaaacaccTACACCCCTGCTTGTGCCCAATACATCACAGAAATTAGCAGTAAACAATGCAACAGTAATGGGACTTCTAGCCAAAAGCACTGAAGGAAACATGCAAATACAGGGAGAAAGTTTTCAGTCCAACTTGCTGGCAAATTGTGGCTCTCAAAGAGTGGTGGAGAACCTTGCACAGAAACTCAGTAATGTTGACAATCAGTTATTCATGGCCAGTATCAAAGATAATTTCAAAACAAACCTTGAGGCTCATACAGGTCTGCCCCCTTTAACAGTAAAAACTGAAAATGGGGATTCCCAAATGATGGCTACAAATTCTTGTGTGCAGGCAAATTCGGAACAACAGATTTCACAGGACAGCGTTATGCAGAACTTCGAAAAAACCCTGGAAATAATTAAAACTGCTATGAATTCACAGATGCTTGAGgtgaaaactgaaattcaggATACTGTTGCTGCTTCAGGACAGAACTTGCAAGTAAATAACACCCAGTCTGCTTCAGAAAATTCAGCACACAGTGTAAAACTACCCACTTCTACACAGCttgctgtgcacacagggaATGTTACTGCCGCAAAGGGTAGCTCTACTCAGGCTGATATACCTCAAAAGGTTGATACTCAAATGTCAGAAATTTTGGAAGGCTTGCAAAAACTGAAGCTAGAAGATGATTCTCCCATTCCAATTTCTGAGACTGTTTCTCAGTGTCCTCCAGCAGATAAGCTAGCACCAGCAGTTCCTGTTGTATCACTTGAAAATAAACCCCTCATCCAGCTATCTCCAGAGGCAAGTAACATTCAGTTTAGTGATAGAGTTAATAAACCTTTTGTATGTCAGAATCCTGGCTGCAGTTACAGTGCTATGACAAAAGACGCATTATTTAAACACTATGGCAAGATCCATCAGTACACTGCAGAAATGATActagaaataaagaaacatcAACTGAAGTATGCCCCTTTCAAATGTGTTGTAGCTACCTGTCCAAAAACATTCACAAGAAACTCCAATCTCCGAGCACACTGTCAGCTTGTACATCATTTTACAACAGAGGAGatggtaaaattaaaaattaagaggCCTTATGGCAGAAGATCTCAAAATGAAACCGTAAACACAGCCCCACTACCTGTTGAAATAAAAACTGTGCAGACACTAGTAATAGAAAACAAAGCTGTAGCTCCATTGGTCAAAGAAACTCAGATGAAGGAAGTTGTAGAGCCTGTAAAAGTATTGGAAAAGCTTCTACCAGAAAATAATATTCCTGAAAGACTGGGAAAACCTCCCCAGGTGGTTTCTGTTCCACTGGAGCAGCACAATCCAGCATCTTTTGATGGTATGCAGGAACAAGCCAAAGTACGCAAGGCGAGGAAGCacaggaaggagaaagaggagaggaatGGTAGGAAGCCCGTAACAAAATCTCTGGAGTTCCCCACTAGATACAGCCCTTACAGACCGTACCGGTGCGTCCATCAGGGCTGCTTTGCAGCTTTCACAATACAACAAAACCTCATTCTTCATTACCAGGCTGTGCACAAATCAGACCTCCCTGCTTTCTCTGCTGAAGTGGAGGAGGAGAACGAACAAGGCAGAGAAGAACGTGAGGAGGTGGAAACCAAACCTGCTGTCAGAGAGTTCAGGTGCGAGGTCAGTGATTGCTCTCGTATTTTCCAGGAAGTTACCAGCTTGATACAGCATTATATGAAGCTTCATGACATGACCCCAGAGCAAATTGGTAGCATGAAATCCGCTCCAGAAGTGGGAAGGTTTTTTTGTGACCAGTCTCAGTGTAAGTCTTCGTTTACAGCGTATCTTAATTATGTCGTGCATCTTGAGACGGAGCACAGTGTTGAGATAAAGCCAAACAAAGTAGAAGATGATGGCATGTTCAAGTGTGACTGTGAAGGCTGTGACCGTATTTATGCTACTAGGTCTAACCTCTTGAGGCATATTTTTAACAAACATAATGACAGGCATAAAGATCATCTAATAAGACCCAGGAGGCTGACACCAGGCCAGGAAAACATTTCAAGCAAAGCAAATCAGGAGAAACCGTTGAGGTCTAAACAGAGAGGACTCAAAAACAGATCAGGAAAAGAGGGCAGCAGGCTGTCAGTGAAAACAAAACgaaagaaaaacatgaacttggaaaacaaaaactCAAAAGGAATACAGGTTCAGGAAAATAAGGCTTATTCACTGAAACGCGGCAAGTACGTGTATTTAATAAAGGCCAGAAACGATGCCTTATCGGAATGTACCAGCAGGTTCATAACTCAGTATCCCTGTATGATAAAGGGATGCTCGTCCGTAGTCACAAGTGAAAGTAACATAATAAGGCATTATAAATGTCACAAACTGTCCAAAGCTTTTACTTCCCAACACAGGAATCTTCTTATTGTATCTAAAAAACACTCTGTCTCCCAAGTAAATGAAGCCTCCTGTGAGCAGGAGGAAACTGATAAAAAAACTGATGTGAAAGAGCCTGAACAGAGTTTGACAGCGAGCAATAATGATTCAAGCACAACTACCTTATCacaaaaggaaactgaaaaaggTGAGAAGGATGAAGTGGACGAACTGACAGAACTATTCATTACTAAACTAATTAATGAGGATTCTTCAACTGCTGAAAAtcaagcaaaaatctcttccaGTGTAAATAGTGACTTGCAGGAgaccagctcctgcccctcagagaagcaaaaatCAAACAACCTGAAAAgagtaaataaagaaaaaaacgtATCTCAGAGTAAGAGAAAGAGAGCTGAGAAAACAGAGGAGGCACTGCCCAGTGGTGTGAGTAACCTGCACAAGGAGGAAGAGACCGCTGTTGCCATTCAAACGGCCGAGGAGCAACCTGCAGCTTTTGACTGGAGCTCATTCAAGCCAATGGGTTTTGAAGTGTCGTTCCTCAAATTCCTTGAAGAATCTGCTgtgaagcaaaagaaaaactctGAAAGAGAATACCATAGCAGTGGAACCAAAAAAGGATCCCATTCAAACTCTCGGAAAGCCAGCGAGAAGGCCCCCGTAGCAAGTGATAACGTCTCTGGGTCGTGTTCTGAACCTGAAACCCTTGTAGTGTTTGCCAACCCATCACGGCTTCCATGTGGTGATAATGTAAAGATAGTGTTAGACAAGACTCTTAAAGACTGCACTGAGTGTCTGTTGAAGCAGCTTCAGGAAATGAAACCTGTGGTCAGTTTGAGAAAGCTCGAAGGACGTTGGGAGGATGATCCAGAGGTTATAGCTGCAAAAGTAATTGTTTTGGGTACTGAGGAGGGGGAATCAAAATACTGA